Below is a genomic region from Eupeodes corollae chromosome 1, idEupCoro1.1, whole genome shotgun sequence.
atcaacaattccgcccacccgaccttgacgaagtgaagatagctatatctaaacttaagtcaaacaaagctgctggagctgacggcatcaccgccgaactattcaaagcagcaggcgatgacttggtagggagcatgcaccaactcatctgcaaaatttggtcggaagaaagcatgcccgatgagtggaatctcagcatagtgtgcccgatacataagaaaggagaccatctaaactgcgccaactacagaggcatcagtctccttaacattgcgtataagatcctctctgccgtattatgtgaacgtctgaagccattcgtcaacaacctgattggtccttatcagtgtggcttcagaccaggaaagtccactatcgaccaaatattcacacaacggcagatcttggaaaaaacccaggagcttcaaatcgatacccaccatctttttatcgatttcaaagctgcgtatgacagcatctatagggaagagctctaccgagcaatgtctagttttggcatccctgtcaaacttatccgtttgtgcagaatgacgatggagaatgcacgctgctctatcaaggtcggaaaagatcttaccgatgcatttgatgtcaaaaaaggttttagacaaggcgatgcactgtcatgcgacttcttcaacatcgttctggaaagaattgtgcaaaactcaaccgtcaacactagaggcacaatcttccaaagatccatccaattactcggatacgcagatgatattgacataattggaagatcaaagcgtgatgtcagtggagcatttttgagcattgcgacggaagcgaagaagatgggtttagtggtcaatgagggcaagaccaagtatatgctgtcatcaaaaaaggacactgaacgacgacgtcttggacaaaacgtcaccatgggcagctataactttgaggtagttaaggactttgtctacctaggcaccgcttttaATGCAGACAGCGACAATAGGGCTGAAATcaagcgaagaataactcttacaaatcgttgcttctttggacttagaaggcagttgagaagtaaagtcctctctcgagcatttaaaatcaccatctataagacactcatcatcccggttttcatttatggcgctgaggcctggaccctgtcaaagaaagatgagagcgttttaggatgcttcgagagaaaaattcttcgggtgatttttggtctcgtACGCATAgttggagaatggaggagaagatataacgacgaactgtacggactgtacagcgacactgacctagttagcagaattaaagtccaacggcttagatggctaggtcatgtagagcggatggtaatcaacgctccagcccggaaggtcttcgaatccaatctcgagggacggcgcagtagaggaagaccgcgactcaagtggcgcacccaggtgggagaggacctcaaccaacttggcgtgcgaaactggagacagctagctagggactgaactggctggagacgcatgttggttgaggcccaggtccacccggactgtagcgccaccttaagtaagtaaggataGATTACGTTAATCATTTCAAAGTTGAACCAAACATATGGTCAGACCATATGCCAATTAaagtgacattttcaaaaacagatacaaataaaacaaaatcaattcatCTTCCATGAAAACTCAAATAGAAAGAGAGTAATAAAAGCAGTTTTGAGAACAGACTTGACCAAAACCTTGCTAAGATAAAAACCCAAACAGACCACGAATCGTtggaaaaacttataaaatgcaTCATAAAATGTTATCTAACTCCTTGCAAAAACGCTAAACAAGTAGGGAAACAAAAATGGTTCGATACTGAATGCAGAGAGGCGAGAAAACTATCTTTCAATGTATTCAACAAAATAAGGGATTCAGCTAATGTTGCCAAGCAAAGGCTAGTTGAAATTCAAAGGAGTATTGAGGCAATTACAAATCCTGAAAGGACAAAAGGACCGTACTGAGAGACCACTTCAGGGGGGTTATTATGCAAAACGAAACTCGTTCAAAATAACGCTTATTCGTTAAATTGCGATTAGAAAAAACGATTGTAGTGGCACTAAATCGTCAAATTGCGATTAAGAAAAACGAGAATCGTAAAAATGacgatactcgtatttttatttacgagtgcctTCAGCTCTCGTTCAGCTTTCGTTTTGGGGGTagatgtcaaatgtcatttatttttttgtttttgtttggttggtttttgttttgttaagtgcgcaaaaaatgtaagtaaataataaataaaattgtcaaaaaaatacaaataagttaTTTCTAACCTTCTAGGCCTACAATTAATGCTAAGCAGTTGGATTTGCTGGtagtttttatgaaaaccaatCCAAACATAGCAAAAAATTACTTGCCGACGAACCAAGCCAAAGCCAAATCCAAAATTCTTTGGAAGGCTTTGACTGATAAGCTAAATGCATGCGGTCCTCCAGAGAAACCAATGGATGGTTGGAAAAGTGTAGgtttccttaaaacaaaatatatttaaggagtttttttttaatactagatGGAAAGGATTTCACTTTACTTACGTTGAACTTGAAAGGCTCATTGGGTTCTCTGAATCTCTTAAAACTCTTCTTTTATACGCATTTCCTCTTCTTCGTTAGTTTGGGATTCATCTTCGCTTTCAAGGAAATAGTCGcagtgaaaaaacattttatagaatttatgcaaattacatttatttttgaaacttcctcgactttatttatattttgacatttgttaataggagtgaagttagttgctcctttaaaaaattatcatttttcgtttttgcctggcaacttttttttctttctattttcgtATCTTATAATCGCTCTTCACCATGACTTTCGTTTCTTCTagtttcgttttttctgccgTTCGTTTCGTAATTCATAATAAGGGCCCAGAAAATTGCTCaaccaaaaaacattaaacatgtCTATACAATATGCAGAACCATTTGTAGAAAACGAAATTCTTGATGAAGATATATCGCAAGATGAGATAATTATAATAGTTCAACAAGCAAAAACAGGTAAAGCTGCGGGACTAGATCGCGTCCCAagagaattttacaaaaacgcAACAAACcaaattcttccaaaaatatgcgaaagttttaactttatttttaacacgGGCCAAGTACCCGACTCTTTCAAAGAAGCTTTAATATTTCCCATACATAAGTAAGGAGACTTAAATGATCCAACAAATTATAGAAGTATTTCGTTTACAAACGCAATAGCAAAAATGTTTACACCAGTGTTACTTTCACGTATAACAAAATGGGTAGACGGAAATAACCTCCTCAGTAAATACCAATCGGGTTTTCGCTCAGGTTTCTCGACAACAGATAATATCTTCATGATAAATACAACTATCCAGGACTTCCGACTACGTCAACgcaaattaaacattttcttcattgatttcaaggccgcttTCGATACTATAGATAGAAAAGCTCTTTACTTCAAATTAAACCAACTGGGAATCTCGaccaaaaatgttaagaataattaaagAACTTTACAACGTATCTAAGTCAGCAACATGGGATGGAACAAAAGCatcagaatggtttgaaactaAAACTGGATTTAAACAAGGATGTTTGTTGAGCGCCATGTTGTTTGTCCTTTTCATAGATGATGTGACATCTTATTTGCCGGAATCAACATAGCTAGTACAGTAATAAAATCTCTTCTTTATGCTAATGATTTGATACTACTTGCCGAATCACCTGAAAGCTTATAGTTGATGATTAGTAAGTTAAAGGAATATTGTAGTCTTTGGAATGTTACTATCAACATAGATAAATCTAAAGTTATGATAGCGGGATATACGAGAGGAAGTTCTTCACAAAGAGAGAAATGGTATTACGGTAGAGAAAATATTGAAGTcgtcaaaagttaaaaataccttGGAATAGTTGTAACTCCATCCTTCAATATGAAACAACATCTTGCATCAAAACTtatcacaacaaaaaaatgcaattaatgtTAGTTGGAATCtactattaaaaaagaaagaggtATCGAATTCAATCAAATACAAAGTTTATGAGGTGGTACTAAGTTCAATGATGTGCTATTGAGCCCAGGTCTGGGGTTTTCAAGAATACCAGGAAGTCGAAAAGCTTCAAAGATTCTTCATTAAAAAGATATGTCAGCTACCTAAAAATACACCAAATTACATAATTCATCTTGAAACTGGATTGGCCTCTACATATACACACTAAAACTCCATGTTGACTACATTATAAAAGTTATCTCAACCTATAGTCAAGAAAGATTACAACACATTCTAGGACTTTACGTTATTGGAAGAAACCACTCCTTTAtacaagtagtacccgtggcatgatggtttgtgcgttggactgtcatgcaaggggtcttgggttcaatccctgcctgtgccaccttaatttaaaaaaattaattttcgcgggtactgcctcttgcgaggaattgacaaatccttcaagagtaattcttgtcatgaaaaagtgctttctcaaactagccgttcggattcggcataaaattgtaggtcccctccattcctgacaacattactcgcacacaggaatggttgagagttgtaagtcactaggccctggttcacaacggactgttgcgccaccccatttttttttttcactcctttatacaaaaatagcGGAGTCAGTTGGTATAGCCAAAGACCTTTAGaactaaaaatacaaatgtatgCAATAATAAGAGAAATAGATATAAAACGCAGAGaaaactaaagggtgattttttaaggttaggattttcatgcattagtatttgacagatcacgcgggatttcagacgagcaacgcttgcaaatcattgaattttattaccaaaatcagtgttcggttcgaaatgtgtttcgcgctttacgtccgatttatggtctacataatcgaccaagtgagcaaacaattaatgcgattgtgaccaagtttcgcactcagtttactttattggacattaaaccaaccaaacgaatgcgtacagtgcgtacagaagagaatattgcgtctgtttctgagagtgttgctgaagaccgtgaaatgtcgattcgtcgccgttcgcagcaattgggtttgtgttattcgaccacatggaagattttacgcaaagatcttggtgtaaaaccgtataaaatacagctcgtgcaagaactgaagccgaacgatctaccacaacgtcgaattttcagtgaatgggccctagaaaagttggcagaaaatccgcttttttatcgacaaattttgttcagcgatgaggctcatttctggttgaatggctacgtaaataagcaaaattgccgcatttggagtgaagagcaaccagaagccgttcaagaactgcccatgcatcccgaaaaatgcactgtttggtgtggtttgtacgctggtggaatcattggaccgtattttttcaaagatgctgttggacgcaacgttacggtgaatggcgatcgctatcgttcaatgctaacaaactttttgttgccaaaaatggaagaagtgaacttggttgacatgtggtttcaacaagatgtcgctacatgccacacagttcgcgattctatggccattttgagggaaaacttcggagaacaattcatctcaaggaatggaccggtaagttggccaccaagatcatgcgatttgacgcctttagactattttttgtggggctacgtcaagtctaaagtctacacaaataagccagcaactattccagctttggaagacaacatttccgaagaaattcgggctattccggccaaaatgctcgaaaaagttacccaaaattggactttccgaatggaccacctaagacgcagccgcggtcaacatttaaatgaaattatcttcaaaaagtaaatgtcatggaccaatctaacgtttcaaacaaagaatcgatgagattttgcaaattttatacgtttttaaaaaaaaaagttctcaagctcttaaaaaatcaccgtttatatgatGAATCAGAAAATCGCCTTATATACCCGACATTGGTCTATAATCTCAACGAAAATAATTACTTCACCGATACAAATAGTTGCAGAAAAATATCTTTGTTATTTCAATCTTTGCTTCACACTTTGTAACCAACATGCTAGAGAGGACACGTTTCATTTCATAGGTATTTGCCCAATATTGAGAAACTGGAGGATCcagtattttgaaaaaccaaCATTAACCTtagaagaacttaaaaaattacttaatggTTCGATTTGGGACGTTATTTATAAATACTGCGAAGCAGCTTTGCACTACCGAAAACTaattatttcagaatttaattaaatcacttaaaatattataagtaTATGTTACTCACTCTGACAGACGGCTACTTTGGCCATTGTAaactctttttcatttaaagcatTGTAACACGatcatgtaaaatatttaaaaactgtttaataAATGAATCTATCTATTATTGgctttgacaaaagcggatgaaatcaACTTGGTtcgtttcaagaaaaaaaaagatcttcTCGTAAACTGCTGTCCCTATACATAGAAGGTGAgaggaggagaagatgaaacgacaaGCTGTTCAGCGACATAgatttagccagaaggataaaacaCCAACTTTTGAGATGGCTGGGTTACGTAAAGCGCATGGAACCCGCGTCACCGGACAGCGCAGTAGCGAATGGCCACGGATTagttggcgcgcacaagtggaaagtgaccacacccaacttggagtgtgcAACTAAAAGCATTTCGCTAGAGACCCAGTAgtttgaagaagtttgttgggtgaggccctcgTTCACACGGGCTGTAGCGCCACGTtaagtaacaaaaaaatgtatctaaccCAAATTGTACTCAAAAGGAGGTGGACGATTGAGAAGGTTTATTTAACTTGACCATTTGAATTACTCaacattggttttaaaatcTTGAGCATTGCAAAGATAGAGCGTGGTAAGGAATTACAAATTCGCGTAGAACGGTTGTAAAAACAATCTCTTTTTCTCAGTGGGACAGAAATTGAACTCTAGtgtaaatatttcttgcatcatcTCAGAAACCCAACATACATAAACTGTAACCATTGGGAAACTGATTTTGCGAAACTTGAAGAATTTGTGGCACAACAGAGCTCTTCAAATCTGATGGTGGTGTGAGATTTGAATGCCAGAATAGCCAATAAAGCTGGAAACGAAAACCGAATTAGAGGGATAGAGCGGAAGTCTAAAGATACAGTCTGTAACGCTAAGGGAGCAAAATTATTGGATGTTTGTAACTCTTACGGTCTTCGAATTACCAATTGAACGAGCTGAGCGGATAAGGAAGGCGAAATTACTTTTGTCGGCAATCAGGGTAGTTCGATAATTGATTACAGCCTTATTAGTGGTAATTGGAACGACCGAAtaattgagttcaaatttgaaaatgtgcCCTTTTCCGACCACTTTCCATTAGTTGTAACTTGTGGACTTTCGATGGCAACTGAGGACTCAAACCCTATTAGACTCATACCAAAACTTAGGTGGAACCAAAAAAATAGAGTTCAATACCAAATAAATCTTAACACTTCCCTCCAAAGTTATCAGCAATATAATCTAAATCAGTTAGAAGAGGCCATGAAAGCATCATATCCGAGAACGTTGTGCAGTATTAGGAAAGCACACGAAAGCTTTATAACGCCCTGGTTTGATCAAGAGCGTAAAAGGGCCAGAAAATTATCATTTGGATGGTTAAGAGCTTATCGTCGCTCAAGCCATGAGCACTTTAAAAgacaataaagaaaacaaaatactttgagACAGAAGCTAGACGGTTATCAAATTGTATGAACTCGAAGGACTTTTGGAAGTTGGTGAACAATTTGAAtggtaaaacctttaaaatccaTCCCAAGTTGAGCCCCTTGCtcaaccaatacgacctcttttataaaaccgcagattaagaccaaggtaatcccagaatggcatactgccagttatgcttcaaaagttgcatgatgtggcacttccatggctggaacaaattttcaaaggatgcctccttctaaaacatgtgcccatgtcgtggagacaggtcaaagtagtttttatcccgaaagtgggtaggcgaggtcacgaatccgcgtaCTGTacaacaaacaatccattataaagaatttactcttgccaccttcctagacatagaaggtccttaccgaatccatagaagaatcgctcgttaagttcggtgtagaagacttcattcgagaatggattatttccatgcttaGTGGTAgaaagattcgagccactctaggcaatacaatcgcaacaaaacacgtgaatAGGGAACACCCCAgtgtggtgttctttcgccttttctatggcttctggtcatggatacaattctcgttgaattagagagatgtggagtgaaggcggtagcctatgcggatgatttggtgctattggtgtcaggaaagtacacctctgtgattagtgaaatcacggagtcagctttgaagaaagttagcagctgggccactagttgtggactaggagttaaccaaagtaaaactcaactgttgctctttaccaccaaaactaaagtaccgcccttcacgccacctcgactcaacggtcaaatcctattattgtcttccagtgcaaaatatttgggagttatactcgaccccaaactaaactggaaactaaatattgaagtacgggttaagaaggcctgtgttgccttctacgcccgcagcaaaactttcggcaaaaagtggggacttcagtcgaagatgattttatggacgtacacagccgtagtacgtccaatcttaacatatggttcgattgtgtggtggcctgctcttagcaaagcctataatattgataggctaaagaaggttcagagaacagcttgcgcgggcaccacaggggccatgcgtacttgcccaaccgacgccttaaacgttattttggatcttctaccaatcgacctttttattaaaaacatagtttcctgcagcgctattaggctgaaggaatcaaacagctggttgtcaaaaccttatggtcacagcggccatagtggtatcgtgggaaatgaacgggctgatgagctagccaggcaaggatcggcccttcatagctcacttgcggaaatggttaacatttctCTTGGTGATATGAaggataaaatcttttctatctaccaatctgaatcaaaccgaagatGGAGCAATTTACTCAACCTATGATAAAACCCGttcaaacgatcttctatgcaggccaaggcaagacatagccaggattgttgcggtttgtaccggacattggcctataggagttcatgcagagaaactgggtatctcttacaacaccttttgccgtagttgtagtgaccaaagagaaagtgaaacgataatctatttcctctgcaaatgtcctgctttggcaaacactagaataaaatactttggaaaagcattctttcacgaacttgacgagatatttgagacaaagattagagacctaatcttttttctcaatgcgacaaaatggctctaacataatcgctataaagcttctctataaatctgtccctttcaatcacaggtcaaacgagtgtttggtatcaaaacggcgcactacagcgctaattggatctcaggctaggttggaTCGCcgtttctacctacctacctgatCCCCTTGATTTTGGcagaccattttaaaaatttgctaaacCCAATTCATAAGGGAAACAACTTTCATTTTGCACATCAGGGTATTTATAATGAAGTTTTGCACACAAATATAACCAACGAATAAGTAAATGCaggaatgaaaaaaatgaaggatGAAAAAGCGTCAGGCTCCAATGGGATACCAgtggaattttttaagtatggaaCCGTTGAGTTAATAAGTAAGCTTAATGCAGTTTACAACGAGGTGTTGGAAACAGGTATGGTTCCTCAAGAATTTAGGGAATCAATCATTTTTCCGATCCACAAAAAAAGGAAGTTGGTCTGAGATGTCGAACTATCgaggaatatcctttttatattCGTGTATAAAATATAACGGTCATCTAAAGaagcaaaaaaagttgtttcaagGGTTCAGCGTGGACACCACCCCGCTTAACTAATGGTTTGGTGGGGGGTTTCCCATAAAGGTGAGTGAAAACCGAAGCAAAAGTATATCAGCAGATTGTTCTCGAGGGTGTTGTTAAGAGATTAACAAATACACTCTTCAACGGGAAAAGATGGGTCTTCCAACAAGAGTCTGCTCCAGCATACAAGGCCAAAACCACACAAGGCTTAGAACAAATATTCCTGATTTTATTGCAGCTTCACATTGGCCGTCGGGGAGTCCAGATTTGAATCCATTGGATAGCCTAAAAGCTGCTTTGTTAACAGCAGCGTCATCGACACAGAGCGTGTGGCTATAGACCAATGGCCACATCGTCCTGTAAACTAAAACAGATCATTGGTAATGCGATAATACAAGAGTCCAATGAAATATGCAAAAGGCTCAAAACCTGTGCCACAGTCAGGAAATTATGGGGGTCAAAATTCGACAAAAGTAAATCTCGTTCGATTATGCGCCTAGACAAAAAATCTCTACGAATGCTTGAAAGTATAATAACAGAAGAAGACACTGCTCACTTCCTATAAATAAAGTCTTAGGCagacacttttttaataatcttgCATATTTCGCAAACATTCTAGATAACAGCCTATTAGGTTTAATCAAAGCCTCTAAAAGACTAGAACAAGACAATCCGTAGTCGTCAAAGgctttaattatttctttttctttaagggAAGATCAATATTTCGGGGTATTACAACAGATTAACCACGATCTAAGCGACAGCGTATTCCATCGTCAGCCCATCAACCTAAAGAGAATAAATATATCAGAATCATTGCAATGGACAGGCCTTCAAAACATCTTTACGAATTTCTGGCACTATTTTCAACCATTATAAGGgtagtcattaaaaaaaataagcgaatcctatttttaaaagaatacgtAATATATTATAGCTTCGCACAATATCTATCTCCTGAAACAGCTTTAGTTTAGttacaaaattgtattcaaatctTTTACTAGTAACATTTAAGTTAAAGCGAAGAACTGATAACGATTtactttaaacataaaaaaaatcttacctTTCTTAAAATAAGGCCATCGTCAAAATCTGGAGGTGCACCGGGTTTCTTAGTGTACACTCGAATCAGCTGCAATGCCTCCCAAAGGGACTCTAGCAAATAATCAAGATTTAATTGCATATTACAACTGACCACAATTGAATTGTCTTCTCGCGCCAGCCGATCGACTTCTTCAATTGAAATCTGATCGATCTTGTTGTAGACATACAAACAAGGCAAGTAGACACGATTAGCAGTTACCACATCGATGAACTCATCTTCGGTGCAGTCTTCGCGAAAGAGCACTTCGgcgttgaaaattttaaaggaaTGCAAAATAGTTTGCACCATTTTCTCATTGCAACGTGTTAGGGCACATGTTGCATTAAAGCTCAAACCACCacctttttttactttatagTAAATATTGGGTTTACGTTTGTTCAATCGGATTCCGACTGATTCCAATTCGCGTTCTAGAAGATCACGATGGACATTTGGCTTAGTTGCGTCCAACATCATAACAACTAAATCCGCTGTACGTGCTACAGCTATAACTTGTCTTCCTCGACCTTTGCCCTAAGatttaaaggattttaaataaatttaagaaaaaaacatgagaTTGTAACCTGGGCGGCTCCTTCAATGATTCCAGGCAAATCCAAAAGTTGAATATTTGCTCCTTTGTATTCAATTACCCCGGGAATACATGTGAGTGTTGTGAACTCATAGTTGGCCGCTTCGGACTCGGTTTTGGTAAGTGTCGATAGTAGAGTGGATTTACCAACTGACGGGAAACCGATAAGAGCCACGCGAGCATCTCCACTTTTTAGCACATCAAATCCATCACCTTTCTCGCCCTTCTTGGATGGTTCCAATAATTGGGAGCGATATTTTGCTAGTTTCGCCTTTAACAAACCCAAATGGTATTCAGTAGCTGTTGGGTATTGTAagacaaataaagttttttatatgaaacaaGTTAACCTATGTATTGAAAGAAGATCGGAGAAGCACAAGGAAAGGAAAACTTCCAACTTGCCTTTATTCTTT
It encodes:
- the LOC129938946 gene encoding developmentally-regulated GTP-binding protein 2 is translated as MGILEKISEIEKEIARTQKNKATEYHLGLLKAKLAKYRSQLLEPSKKGEKGDGFDVLKSGDARVALIGFPSVGKSTLLSTLTKTESEAANYEFTTLTCIPGVIEYKGANIQLLDLPGIIEGAAQGKGRGRQVIAVARTADLVVMMLDATKPNVHRDLLERELESVGIRLNKRKPNIYYKVKKGGGLSFNATCALTRCNEKMVQTILHSFKIFNAEVLFREDCTEDEFIDVVTANRVYLPCLYVYNKIDQISIEEVDRLAREDNSIVVSCNMQLNLDYLLESLWEALQLIRVYTKKPGAPPDFDDGLILRKGVSVEHVCHSIHRTLAAQFKYALVWGTSTKYSPQRVGISHIMQDEDVIQVVKK